Proteins found in one Nocardia brasiliensis ATCC 700358 genomic segment:
- a CDS encoding DUF952 domain-containing protein → MTHDTHTLVHICTLSEWLSARQTGEYRAPSLDEVGFIHLSAPEQAHLPANRLFAGRRDLVLLRLDPARLGAPVKWEPGVPTDPESMLFPHLYGPLPTGAVIAVEEFQPGPDGSFAPLAK, encoded by the coding sequence GTGACCCATGACACTCACACGCTCGTTCACATATGTACTTTGAGCGAGTGGCTTTCCGCCCGGCAAACCGGTGAGTACCGGGCTCCGTCGCTCGATGAGGTCGGGTTCATCCATCTGTCCGCGCCGGAGCAGGCGCATCTGCCGGCCAACCGGCTCTTCGCGGGCCGCCGCGACCTGGTGCTTTTACGGCTCGATCCGGCCCGCCTGGGTGCACCGGTGAAGTGGGAACCCGGCGTGCCGACCGACCCGGAGTCGATGCTCTTCCCGCACCTCTACGGTCCCTTGCCGACCGGTGCGGTCATCGCGGTCGAGGAGTTCCAGCCCGGCCCGGACGGCTCGTTCGCGCCACTGGCGAAATGA
- a CDS encoding cation:proton antiporter regulatory subunit: MNVDVTALPGIGVRKDFEVRSGRRIGVVAHRDGDIDLIVSKLDDPDACAAQIPLSTDEAAVLANLLGAPQLVAKLNDEHSDLPGITTRQMAIAEESPYAGRTLGETAMRTRTKVSIVAVMRAGQLHPSPGPDFTFTTGDLLVVVGTPEGLDAAAKILTHG; the protein is encoded by the coding sequence GTGAATGTCGACGTCACTGCGCTACCCGGGATTGGAGTCCGAAAAGACTTCGAGGTGCGGTCGGGCCGCCGGATCGGCGTGGTCGCACACCGCGACGGCGACATCGACCTGATCGTCTCCAAACTCGACGATCCGGACGCCTGCGCGGCGCAGATTCCGCTGAGTACCGACGAGGCCGCCGTGCTGGCCAACCTGCTCGGTGCGCCCCAGCTCGTGGCCAAACTCAACGACGAGCACAGCGATCTGCCCGGCATCACCACCCGGCAGATGGCGATCGCGGAGGAGTCCCCCTACGCGGGCCGCACCCTCGGCGAGACCGCGATGCGCACCCGGACCAAGGTGTCGATCGTCGCGGTGATGCGCGCGGGGCAGTTGCATCCCTCGCCCGGACCGGATTTCACCTTCACCACGGGCGACCTGCTCGTGGTGGTCGGTACCCCGGAAGGCCTCGACGCGGCCGCGAAGATCTTGACCCACGGCTGA
- a CDS encoding cation:proton antiporter, producing the protein MTETALALIELGAILFALGMFGRLAGRFGMSPIPLYLLGGLAFGQGGFIKLTAANEFGHVAGEIGVVLLLLLLGLEYTAPELVTGLRRSWAAGLVDIVANATPGVVVALILGWGLIGAVTMGGVTYISSSGIVAKVLDDLGRLGNRETPVILSILVFEDLAMAVYLPILTTILAGVSFVGGLKSLAVALTAITVVLVVALRYGRYVSAVVDSNDREVFLLKLLGAALLVAGVASALNVSAAVGAFLLGIAISGSTAHEAAKLLEPLRDLFAAIFFVAFGLTTDPTAIPPVLGWAVGLAVVTVLTKVATGWWAASRQGIRRMGRARAGAALVARGEFSIVIAGLAVTVGGVDGQLAALASAYVLLMAILGPIVARVVEPAVGLVQRRTKPAVLTG; encoded by the coding sequence GTGACCGAAACCGCGCTCGCCCTGATCGAGCTCGGAGCGATTCTCTTTGCCCTCGGCATGTTCGGGCGGCTGGCGGGGCGCTTCGGGATGTCGCCGATCCCGCTGTATCTGCTCGGCGGTCTCGCGTTCGGTCAGGGCGGCTTCATCAAACTCACCGCCGCCAACGAATTCGGCCATGTGGCAGGCGAAATCGGCGTCGTGCTGTTGTTGCTGCTGCTCGGCCTGGAATACACCGCGCCGGAACTGGTGACCGGCCTGCGCCGCTCGTGGGCGGCGGGCCTGGTGGACATCGTCGCGAACGCGACGCCCGGCGTGGTGGTCGCGTTGATCCTCGGCTGGGGATTGATCGGCGCCGTCACCATGGGCGGGGTCACCTATATCTCGTCGTCGGGCATCGTGGCGAAGGTGCTCGACGACCTCGGGCGGCTGGGTAACCGGGAGACGCCGGTGATCCTGTCGATCCTGGTGTTCGAGGATCTGGCGATGGCGGTGTATCTGCCGATCCTCACCACCATCCTGGCCGGCGTGAGCTTCGTCGGCGGACTGAAATCGCTCGCCGTCGCGCTGACCGCGATCACGGTGGTGCTCGTGGTGGCGCTGCGCTACGGACGCTACGTCTCGGCCGTCGTGGACAGCAACGACCGCGAAGTGTTCCTGCTCAAGCTGCTCGGCGCGGCGCTGCTGGTGGCCGGGGTGGCCTCCGCGCTGAACGTGTCCGCGGCGGTCGGGGCGTTCCTGCTCGGTATCGCGATCTCCGGCTCGACCGCGCACGAGGCCGCGAAACTGCTGGAGCCGCTGCGTGATCTGTTCGCGGCGATCTTCTTCGTGGCGTTCGGCCTCACCACCGATCCGACGGCGATCCCGCCGGTGCTCGGCTGGGCGGTCGGGCTGGCCGTGGTCACCGTGCTGACCAAGGTCGCGACCGGCTGGTGGGCCGCGAGCAGGCAGGGCATCCGGCGGATGGGTCGCGCGCGGGCCGGCGCGGCGCTGGTCGCGCGTGGTGAGTTCTCGATCGTCATCGCGGGACTGGCGGTGACCGTCGGCGGGGTCGACGGCCAGCTGGCCGCGCTCGCCTCGGCGTACGTGCTGTTGATGGCGATTCTCGGGCCGATCGTGGCGCGGGTGGTGGAACCGGCCGTCGGCTTGGTGCAGCGGCGCACCAAGCCCGCTGTGCTCACCGGTTGA
- a CDS encoding alpha/beta fold hydrolase has product MARGTRFSRRRFAQLGGVMLASAGAASAGAAPAGLDAVRIPTGVGVFEAVAAGPAQGREVLLLHGFPELGIEWDQQLGALAAAGCRAVAPDQRGYSPGVRPGRIEDYRLDLLVSDVWAIADALGWRRFDLVGHDWGAVVAWVAAADRPDRIRSLTAVSVPHPAAFADALRNDPAQQQASAYMNRFRQPSPIPEDAILAGGPPKLTGVPEWKSAEYFRRLAEPGALTAALNWYRANDFEGYRKLVTVPTLFLAAPDDRMVAMSGIQATRDWVTGPYRLEVLADAGHNIPEHAAVATSAHLLAHLLSVPS; this is encoded by the coding sequence ATGGCGCGCGGGACACGGTTCAGTAGAAGGCGGTTCGCTCAGCTGGGCGGGGTGATGCTGGCTTCGGCAGGGGCCGCGTCCGCGGGTGCGGCCCCTGCCGGGCTGGACGCGGTCAGGATTCCGACCGGCGTGGGCGTGTTCGAGGCGGTGGCCGCCGGACCGGCGCAGGGACGGGAAGTGTTGTTGCTGCATGGTTTTCCGGAGCTGGGTATCGAATGGGATCAGCAGCTGGGGGCGCTCGCCGCCGCAGGGTGCCGGGCGGTCGCGCCCGATCAGCGGGGGTATTCGCCGGGGGTGCGGCCCGGCCGGATCGAGGACTATCGGCTCGACCTGCTCGTGTCCGATGTGTGGGCGATCGCGGATGCCCTGGGTTGGCGACGGTTCGATCTGGTCGGGCACGACTGGGGTGCGGTCGTCGCGTGGGTCGCGGCGGCTGATCGTCCGGATCGAATCCGTTCGCTGACAGCGGTTTCCGTGCCGCACCCAGCCGCATTCGCCGACGCGCTGCGGAACGACCCTGCGCAGCAACAGGCTTCGGCCTACATGAACAGATTCCGGCAGCCGTCGCCGATCCCCGAGGACGCGATCCTCGCCGGTGGCCCGCCGAAGCTGACGGGCGTTCCGGAGTGGAAGAGCGCCGAGTATTTTCGCCGCCTAGCCGAGCCGGGCGCGCTCACCGCGGCGCTGAACTGGTACCGCGCCAACGACTTCGAGGGATACCGCAAGCTCGTCACGGTGCCGACGCTGTTCCTCGCCGCCCCCGACGATCGCATGGTCGCGATGTCGGGCATTCAGGCCACGAGAGACTGGGTCACCGGCCCGTACCGCCTCGAAGTCCTCGCCGACGCGGGCCACAACATCCCCGAACACGCCGCGGTCGCAACTTCCGCCCACCTGCTCGCCCACCTGTTGTCCGTCCCTTCCTGA
- a CDS encoding TetR/AcrR family transcriptional regulator: MADETTVEQAKQLIGLLWRHEVPPRPGGRGPKQTVSVDGVVRAAIALADRDGYAKVSIRAVAAELGLRPMSLYTYVPSKDALAVLMADAVADEDAPIARELPLRDRMAALARQARAELIAHPWLLEVPPWRLVLGPGRMRRFERQLAAIDDIGRSEVELDRVIAVLTEFATGNARMAVAARRETQVMTDAQWWDVHGPLLSGAMSPEAFPLASRVGKVVGELYEAPGDPDGAFEYGLHRLLDGILSASIGP; this comes from the coding sequence GTGGCCGACGAAACCACCGTCGAACAGGCGAAACAGCTGATCGGACTGCTGTGGCGCCATGAGGTCCCGCCGCGCCCCGGCGGCCGCGGGCCGAAACAGACGGTCAGCGTCGACGGCGTGGTCCGGGCAGCGATCGCACTGGCCGACCGGGACGGGTACGCCAAGGTATCCATTCGCGCGGTCGCCGCGGAGCTGGGGCTACGGCCGATGAGTCTCTACACCTACGTGCCGAGCAAGGATGCGCTCGCGGTGCTGATGGCCGACGCGGTGGCCGACGAGGACGCACCGATCGCCCGGGAGCTGCCGCTGCGCGACCGGATGGCCGCGCTCGCCCGGCAGGCCCGCGCCGAGCTGATCGCGCATCCCTGGCTGCTGGAGGTGCCGCCGTGGCGGCTCGTGCTCGGCCCCGGCCGGATGCGGCGGTTCGAGCGGCAGCTGGCCGCGATCGACGACATCGGCCGGTCCGAGGTGGAACTGGATCGGGTGATCGCCGTGCTCACCGAGTTCGCGACGGGTAATGCCAGGATGGCCGTCGCCGCGCGGCGAGAAACCCAGGTGATGACCGACGCCCAGTGGTGGGACGTGCACGGCCCGCTGCTCTCGGGCGCGATGTCGCCCGAGGCGTTCCCGCTGGCGTCGCGGGTGGGCAAGGTGGTCGGGGAACTGTACGAAGCGCCCGGCGACCCGGACGGGGCCTTCGAATACGGCCTGCACCGCCTGCTGGACGGGATCCTGTCCGCCTCGATCGGCCCCTGA
- a CDS encoding AfsR/SARP family transcriptional regulator encodes MTAPATCPLPDAAPASAQLRILGPVQVTAGDTVIGVDRPLERAALVRLALAGGVPVPDRRLAADLWGEGELSRPIERLRVVVSRLRSALGPHGGAVLRTPAGYRTTIVAGDLLAAESIADRLHAARRAGQHVTAHAAADEALRLWRGPALADLRWTPYAEVEAARLDEWRLELTIAGLDSALRVGSGAEHLRTMAVLAGEYPLHEPLTRLHALALYRAGRQVDALDQLRGLRHALAEQFGAALAPDTVDLEVRILRHDPTLIVGKPSRPTAATLRLVRHRDVTLRAHRFRRPELSS; translated from the coding sequence ATGACCGCGCCGGCCACCTGTCCGCTGCCGGATGCCGCACCGGCGTCGGCGCAGCTGCGGATCCTCGGCCCGGTGCAGGTCACCGCCGGTGACACGGTGATCGGGGTGGATCGGCCGCTCGAGCGTGCGGCCCTGGTGCGGCTGGCGCTCGCCGGTGGTGTGCCGGTTCCGGATCGACGGCTCGCCGCCGATCTGTGGGGCGAGGGTGAACTCTCGCGACCGATCGAACGGTTACGCGTCGTGGTGTCGCGGCTGCGTTCGGCGTTGGGCCCGCACGGCGGCGCCGTGCTGCGCACCCCCGCGGGCTACCGGACCACGATCGTCGCGGGTGACCTGCTCGCCGCCGAATCGATCGCGGACCGCCTGCACGCCGCACGCCGCGCCGGGCAGCACGTCACCGCCCATGCGGCCGCCGACGAAGCGTTGCGCCTGTGGCGCGGACCTGCGCTCGCCGACCTGCGCTGGACGCCGTACGCGGAGGTCGAGGCCGCCCGGTTGGACGAGTGGCGGCTCGAATTGACCATCGCCGGACTGGATTCCGCGCTGCGGGTCGGTTCCGGCGCGGAACATCTGCGAACCATGGCCGTGCTCGCGGGCGAATACCCGCTGCACGAGCCACTGACCAGGCTGCACGCGCTCGCCCTGTATCGCGCGGGCAGGCAGGTCGACGCCCTGGACCAGCTGCGCGGGCTACGGCACGCGCTCGCCGAACAATTCGGCGCCGCACTCGCACCCGATACCGTCGACCTGGAAGTGCGCATCCTGCGCCACGATCCGACGCTGATCGTCGGAAAGCCCAGCAGGCCAACGGCTGCCACGCTGCGCCTGGTGCGGCACCGGGACGTCACGCTGCGGGCGCACCGGTTCCGGCGACCCGAACTCAGCTCCTGA
- a CDS encoding response regulator, translated as MTIRVLIADDHAAIRAGLRMILDAEDDIEVVGEAADGDVAVSQAKALRPHVVLMDVRMPGVDGITATERVTADGLAKVLILTTFDLDEYVFRTLRAGASGFVLKSSSGQALIDAVRTVAAGDGVLAPEVTRAVISAFAAVNPDAAQPEPDGLADLTEREREVLDCLGDGLSNAQIAGKLFIGETTVKTHVSRVLTKLGVRSRVQAAIVAREVRDR; from the coding sequence ATGACGATCCGGGTGCTGATCGCCGACGACCACGCCGCCATCCGCGCGGGACTGCGGATGATCCTGGACGCCGAGGACGATATCGAGGTGGTCGGCGAGGCCGCCGACGGTGACGTCGCGGTGTCACAGGCCAAGGCGCTGCGCCCGCACGTCGTGCTGATGGACGTGCGCATGCCCGGGGTCGACGGCATCACCGCGACCGAGCGGGTGACCGCCGACGGGCTCGCCAAGGTACTGATCCTGACCACGTTCGACCTGGACGAGTACGTCTTCCGGACGCTGCGGGCCGGCGCGTCGGGATTCGTGCTCAAGTCGTCGTCGGGGCAGGCGCTGATCGACGCCGTCCGCACCGTGGCCGCGGGCGACGGCGTGCTCGCCCCCGAGGTGACCCGGGCGGTGATCTCGGCGTTCGCCGCGGTGAATCCCGATGCGGCGCAACCGGAGCCGGACGGGCTCGCCGACCTCACCGAACGCGAACGCGAGGTGCTCGACTGTCTCGGCGACGGACTGTCCAACGCGCAGATCGCGGGCAAGCTGTTCATCGGCGAGACGACCGTGAAGACCCACGTCTCCCGGGTACTGACGAAACTCGGTGTGCGGTCACGGGTTCAGGCCGCCATCGTGGCGCGCGAGGTGCGCGACCGCTAG
- a CDS encoding rhomboid family intramembrane serine protease codes for MVASPVQFRSPWTQTIDLRTELRTAWDWLRRPALVRRILPAIRTHLGAAPASTAYAFTLFVTWWTLRGVGDSVERRLIFSASTNLYNMRHNPVQVLVASAFWTDGGFPWTTIVSFLVVMAYAERWLGTGRWIVLFATGHIGATLLTVTGISHAIDRGVIPLKVAVAADVGTSYGFSAVLAAMAFRFRGPVRLLWAGTLTVVLVAALWIGPTFTDYGHLCGAAIGFVVGALATLLGRWVQRRTAAKEPVALNR; via the coding sequence GTGGTTGCCTCTCCGGTCCAGTTCCGGTCGCCCTGGACTCAGACCATCGACCTCAGGACCGAGCTGCGCACCGCGTGGGACTGGCTACGCCGTCCTGCGCTGGTGCGCCGGATCCTTCCCGCGATCCGCACCCATTTGGGCGCGGCCCCGGCCAGCACCGCGTACGCGTTCACCCTGTTCGTCACGTGGTGGACGTTGCGGGGTGTGGGTGACTCGGTGGAGCGCAGGCTGATCTTTTCCGCTTCGACCAATCTCTACAACATGCGGCACAACCCGGTGCAGGTGCTGGTCGCCTCGGCGTTCTGGACCGACGGCGGGTTCCCGTGGACGACCATCGTCAGCTTCCTGGTGGTGATGGCCTATGCCGAACGCTGGCTCGGCACCGGCCGCTGGATCGTGCTGTTCGCCACCGGGCACATCGGCGCGACGCTGCTCACCGTCACCGGTATCTCGCACGCCATCGACCGCGGCGTCATCCCGTTGAAGGTGGCCGTCGCTGCGGATGTCGGTACCAGCTACGGCTTTTCGGCGGTGCTGGCCGCGATGGCGTTCCGGTTCCGCGGACCGGTCCGGCTGCTGTGGGCGGGCACGCTCACCGTGGTGCTGGTCGCGGCCTTGTGGATCGGGCCGACCTTCACCGATTACGGCCACCTGTGCGGGGCCGCCATCGGCTTCGTCGTCGGCGCGCTGGCGACGCTGCTCGGCCGCTGGGTGCAGCGGCGCACGGCGGCGAAAGAGCCGGTTGCGCTCAACCGGTGA
- a CDS encoding sensor histidine kinase codes for MRQWSEIPGTARDALGALLVFAGGTALYVSNLFALIDLGHSVPVPVRLAILAPLCLLTMARRRMPVPAMLVGLIPLSADIWIGPSVPVWLIYGDLMYAAVLYSAKRTSRWVIIGWATFSVLLVLVTAVVAHDLRAISLALLVVLAFIATPLWWANSVRTHKDIAAAERARAQALTLVAELDRRAAIADERTTMARDLHDVIAGHLSAIAIQSEAALGVLTRKQPDAAVTGIMQSIRTNSVSALQEMRTMIGLLRSDGEGEDEVAAPRRLAQLSILVDAARAAGIAVRVHEALDDTELPSAVDQTAYRIIQEALTNAMKHAPGQGVDIDVSARDGELRVAVSNPVPAITVRRSENGDPHRGLINMRERAAALGGSFTAGANAGTWEVQATLPVSIASRS; via the coding sequence GTGCGGCAATGGTCGGAGATTCCGGGAACAGCGCGGGATGCGCTGGGCGCGCTGCTGGTGTTCGCCGGCGGCACGGCGCTGTACGTGTCGAACCTGTTCGCGCTGATCGACCTCGGCCACAGTGTGCCGGTGCCGGTCCGGCTCGCGATCCTCGCTCCCTTGTGCCTGCTGACGATGGCGCGGCGCCGAATGCCGGTGCCCGCCATGCTCGTCGGGCTGATCCCGCTGAGTGCCGATATCTGGATCGGCCCCTCGGTGCCGGTGTGGTTGATCTACGGCGACCTGATGTACGCGGCGGTGCTGTATTCCGCGAAACGCACGTCGCGCTGGGTGATCATCGGCTGGGCCACGTTCTCGGTGCTGCTGGTGCTCGTCACCGCCGTCGTCGCGCACGACCTGCGGGCCATCTCACTGGCGCTGCTGGTGGTGCTCGCGTTCATCGCCACGCCGCTGTGGTGGGCCAATTCGGTGCGCACGCACAAGGACATCGCCGCGGCCGAACGGGCCCGGGCGCAGGCGCTGACCCTGGTGGCCGAACTCGACCGTCGCGCGGCCATCGCCGACGAGCGCACCACCATGGCCCGTGACCTGCACGACGTGATCGCCGGCCATCTCTCGGCCATCGCGATCCAGTCCGAGGCCGCGCTCGGAGTGCTGACCCGCAAGCAGCCCGACGCCGCGGTCACCGGGATCATGCAGTCCATCCGCACCAACAGCGTCAGCGCCCTGCAGGAGATGCGGACGATGATCGGCCTGCTGCGCAGCGACGGGGAGGGCGAGGACGAGGTGGCCGCGCCGCGCCGGCTCGCGCAGTTGTCCATTCTGGTCGACGCCGCCCGCGCGGCCGGAATCGCGGTGCGGGTGCACGAAGCCCTCGACGACACCGAACTGCCGAGCGCGGTCGACCAGACCGCGTACCGCATCATCCAGGAGGCTTTGACCAACGCCATGAAACACGCACCGGGACAAGGGGTCGACATCGACGTGAGTGCGCGGGACGGAGAACTGCGGGTGGCGGTCAGCAATCCGGTACCGGCGATCACGGTGCGCCGCAGCGAGAACGGCGACCCGCACCGTGGCTTGATCAACATGCGCGAGCGGGCCGCGGCGCTGGGCGGCAGCTTCACGGCCGGAGCGAACGCCGGCACCTGGGAAGTGCAAGCGACCCTGCCGGTTTCGATCGCGAGCAGGTCATGA
- a CDS encoding DUF7455 domain-containing protein, with the protein MPGTLTSTPLTAVDRCDRCGAAARVRAVLPAGGELLFCQHHANEHMDRLRELEAVIDTESAPAL; encoded by the coding sequence ATGCCAGGAACCCTGACTAGCACCCCACTGACCGCGGTCGATCGTTGCGACCGCTGCGGGGCGGCAGCTCGAGTGCGCGCCGTTCTGCCCGCAGGTGGCGAGTTGCTCTTCTGCCAGCACCACGCGAACGAACACATGGATCGACTGCGTGAGTTGGAAGCCGTGATCGACACGGAGTCCGCTCCCGCGCTCTGA
- a CDS encoding Fic family protein yields MLPDIAGEWRTCSVRVGSHYPPEHYHVQRLVWEMPDNVDARLEYAHGALDLQIELLAYIEAEFLHIHPFKDFNGRAVRMMLAEMMQRLDLPVVPLYVDRDSDQFEAYLSALRVYDVDHSLAPLTEFWITQRFGALE; encoded by the coding sequence GTGCTTCCTGATATCGCGGGCGAGTGGCGAACGTGCTCTGTTCGGGTCGGCAGCCACTATCCGCCGGAGCACTATCACGTACAGCGTCTCGTATGGGAGATGCCGGACAACGTTGATGCCCGGCTCGAATACGCCCACGGTGCGTTGGATCTCCAGATCGAGCTGCTGGCGTACATCGAAGCCGAGTTCCTGCACATTCATCCCTTCAAGGACTTCAACGGGCGCGCAGTGCGGATGATGCTGGCCGAGATGATGCAGCGCCTCGATCTTCCGGTCGTGCCGCTTTATGTCGATCGGGACTCCGACCAGTTCGAGGCCTACTTGTCGGCGCTGCGGGTCTACGACGTCGATCACTCGTTGGCACCGTTGACAGAGTTCTGGATCACGCAGAGATTCGGTGCACTCGAATAG